A genomic region of Terriglobia bacterium contains the following coding sequences:
- a CDS encoding methyltransferase domain-containing protein codes for MEALKRAIPTRLRRWLSRKRFEFGRNMLWADRLTDFSSLRRTTPYRPNFGWNRGQCIDRYYIDKFFSAHTADIHGRALEIGDAEYTRKFGANHVTQIDVIDLDPNNTRATIHDDLCSAASIADNTYDCILCPQTLLVIYDFHAAIRTMHRILKPGGVLLATTPGIAQICPQPMIGGAGHDYWRFTDLSAQAVFGTVFGESNVQVQTFGNVLTAVALLHGLVSQEFTPAELDHHDPDYQVTIAIRAQKVMP; via the coding sequence ATGGAAGCGCTGAAGCGTGCAATTCCCACGCGGTTGCGACGCTGGCTCAGCCGAAAGCGTTTCGAATTCGGCCGCAACATGCTCTGGGCCGATCGCCTCACCGACTTCTCCTCACTCCGCCGCACTACGCCCTATCGCCCGAATTTCGGCTGGAATCGCGGCCAGTGCATCGACCGCTATTACATCGACAAGTTTTTCTCCGCGCACACCGCCGACATTCACGGCCGCGCCCTCGAGATCGGCGACGCCGAGTACACCCGCAAATTCGGCGCCAATCATGTCACCCAAATTGACGTCATTGATCTCGACCCCAACAACACCCGCGCCACCATCCACGACGACCTCTGCTCCGCCGCATCCATTGCCGACAACACTTACGACTGCATCCTCTGCCCGCAAACTCTGCTCGTCATTTACGATTTCCACGCCGCCATCCGCACCATGCACCGCATCCTGAAACCCGGCGGCGTGCTCCTCGCAACCACCCCCGGCATAGCGCAGATATGCCCGCAGCCCATGATCGGCGGCGCCGGCCACGACTACTGGCGCTTCACCGATCTCTCCGCGCAAGCGGTCTTCGGCACCGTCTTCGGTGAATCCAATGTCCAGGTCCAAACCTTCGGCAACGTCCTTACCGCCGTTGCCCTTCTTCACGGCCTCGTGAGCCAGGAGTTCACCCCCGCCGAACTCGACCACCACGATCCCGACTACCAGGTCACCATCGCCATTCGCGCCCAAAAGGTCATGCCATGA
- a CDS encoding polysaccharide deacetylase family protein, with amino-acid sequence MKWTIVIPTWRRAAMLDSLLGGLAEQTEDDFEVVVVCDGEDAETRVLAESEKHPHLRKTRRCGAPLRFPVRWVFHKENRGLSAARNTGAATARGEFVLFLDDDVAVDRELLKAHDKAHAAAPGWPTVVFGRILEERQTPFVSKTDELLQRAWERQLAEVMPAEGDSPVGRLIGAEAEQSTWFGLNCSIRRELFEKMGGFDERMRSDEEMELGLRLYRVGVQARYAPKAVVRHRGGKDQSAYWPRCWRLSGALDVFRAREKGERSTQVAQLTDLGGGSLRKRMLARASWATPETVLAVADALEKVTNASGSRWAFGVWARLRRVGEYWRAVRGTGIGEREICEMAGARGRILLFHSIARPENAVEAGYYVSPNRFRRFLSWLEMMNYQHVSPQEALAGELPEKNVLLTFDDAYDDLYTELMPEVERRKLRPLVFVVLDRIGRTNVWDAGTAVRQRLLLTLERMRQMQRAGVVFGSHSLTHPMLTALDDEELRREVSDSKAKLEDLLGAAVEWFAYPYGDADRRVRAAVVEAGYKAAVTTNAGFNRWQDPLALNRLEISDEDSLMNFAVKVGTGKNVRKGIVNRTIGKRQNR; translated from the coding sequence ATGAAGTGGACGATTGTCATTCCGACGTGGCGGCGGGCGGCGATGCTGGATTCACTGCTGGGCGGACTCGCGGAGCAGACAGAGGATGATTTCGAGGTCGTCGTGGTGTGCGACGGCGAGGATGCGGAAACGCGCGTGCTGGCGGAGTCTGAAAAACACCCACATCTGCGAAAGACGCGCAGATGTGGGGCACCGCTTCGGTTTCCGGTGCGGTGGGTTTTTCACAAGGAGAATCGCGGGCTGTCGGCGGCGAGGAACACGGGTGCGGCGACGGCGCGGGGAGAGTTCGTGCTCTTTCTGGATGACGACGTTGCCGTGGATCGGGAATTGCTGAAGGCTCACGATAAAGCCCATGCGGCGGCGCCGGGATGGCCGACGGTGGTGTTCGGGAGGATCCTCGAGGAGCGGCAGACGCCATTCGTCTCGAAGACGGACGAGTTGCTGCAGCGGGCTTGGGAAAGGCAGTTGGCGGAAGTCATGCCGGCCGAAGGCGATTCGCCAGTGGGAAGGTTGATCGGAGCTGAGGCCGAGCAGTCGACGTGGTTCGGATTGAACTGTTCGATTCGGCGAGAACTGTTCGAAAAGATGGGTGGGTTTGACGAGCGGATGCGTTCGGACGAGGAGATGGAGTTGGGGCTGCGGCTGTATCGCGTGGGGGTGCAGGCGAGATATGCGCCGAAGGCAGTGGTGCGCCATCGCGGTGGAAAGGATCAGAGTGCGTACTGGCCGCGTTGCTGGAGATTGAGCGGAGCACTGGATGTGTTTCGGGCGCGGGAGAAGGGCGAGCGCTCGACGCAGGTGGCGCAGCTAACGGATTTGGGTGGCGGCAGTTTAAGAAAGCGAATGTTGGCGCGGGCGAGTTGGGCGACACCGGAGACGGTGCTCGCTGTGGCCGATGCTCTGGAGAAGGTGACGAACGCTTCGGGCAGTCGATGGGCGTTTGGGGTTTGGGCGCGGTTGCGGAGGGTCGGCGAGTATTGGCGGGCCGTTCGGGGGACGGGGATTGGGGAGCGCGAGATTTGCGAGATGGCGGGAGCGCGAGGGCGCATTCTGCTGTTTCACAGTATTGCGCGCCCGGAGAACGCGGTTGAGGCGGGTTACTACGTTTCGCCGAATCGGTTTCGGCGATTTCTTTCGTGGCTGGAGATGATGAATTATCAGCATGTCAGTCCGCAGGAGGCGCTTGCGGGAGAGTTGCCGGAGAAAAATGTACTGCTGACATTCGATGATGCCTACGACGATCTTTATACGGAGTTGATGCCAGAGGTGGAGCGGCGGAAGTTGCGTCCGTTGGTGTTTGTGGTGCTAGACCGGATAGGGCGGACCAACGTGTGGGATGCCGGAACGGCCGTGAGACAGCGGTTGTTGCTGACGCTGGAGCGGATGCGGCAGATGCAGAGGGCGGGCGTCGTGTTCGGGTCGCACAGCTTGACGCATCCGATGCTGACGGCGCTCGATGACGAGGAACTTCGGCGCGAGGTGAGCGATTCGAAGGCGAAATTGGAAGATTTGCTGGGAGCGGCGGTGGAGTGGTTCGCGTATCCGTACGGCGATGCGGACCGGCGGGTTCGGGCCGCAGTCGTCGAGGCGGGATACAAAGCGGCGGTGACAACGAATGCCGGATTCAATCGGTGGCAGGATCCTCTGGCGCTCAATCGGTTAGAGATCAGCGATGAAGATTCGCTGATGAATTTTGCGGTTAAGGTGGGGACGGGGAAGAACGTGAGGAAAGGCATCGTGAACCGAACCATCGGGAAACGGCAAAACCGCTAA
- a CDS encoding glycosyltransferase family 2 protein — protein MTAPAASIIVPYFNPGDFLCEAIDSVLAQTFTDWELLLVNDGSTDNTDRLAADFAARDPRIQALSHSDGKNHGLPPTRNLGLRHARGEFIALLDADDVWLPEKLAQQLELARAHPEAAMIFGRSRYWHSWNSGDHEPDSVPELAPGDRLYHPPELWKLSYPFGPFGAPCPSDLLIRRTALDSVGGFEECFDDRAPTHEDIALLSKIFLNFPVYVSSECWDLYRRHDQSIWSRAMKDGSDERSRRFFFEWMRTYLQQHRVTEPEIWRLLDKQTWRYRHPAVYRIARAIRTTLRPLKRRL, from the coding sequence ATGACCGCGCCCGCCGCCTCGATCATCGTTCCTTATTTCAATCCCGGCGACTTCTTGTGCGAAGCCATCGACAGCGTCCTCGCTCAAACCTTCACCGACTGGGAACTGCTCCTCGTCAATGACGGTTCAACCGACAATACCGATCGCCTGGCCGCCGACTTCGCTGCCCGCGACCCTCGCATCCAAGCTCTCTCGCATTCCGACGGCAAGAATCACGGCCTGCCCCCAACCCGCAATCTAGGCCTGCGCCATGCTCGTGGAGAATTCATCGCCCTGCTCGATGCCGACGATGTCTGGCTCCCCGAAAAATTGGCCCAGCAACTCGAACTCGCACGTGCCCATCCCGAAGCCGCAATGATTTTTGGCCGCAGCCGCTACTGGCACAGTTGGAATTCCGGCGATCACGAACCTGATTCCGTCCCCGAACTCGCCCCCGGCGATCGCCTCTACCACCCTCCCGAACTTTGGAAACTCTCCTATCCCTTCGGACCGTTCGGCGCGCCCTGCCCCTCCGATCTCCTCATTCGACGCACCGCCCTCGACTCCGTCGGCGGCTTCGAAGAATGCTTCGACGACCGCGCCCCCACGCACGAAGACATCGCGCTGCTCTCAAAAATCTTCCTGAATTTTCCGGTTTATGTTTCCAGCGAGTGCTGGGATCTCTACCGTCGCCATGACCAATCCATCTGGTCACGCGCCATGAAGGACGGCAGCGACGAACGCTCCCGCAGATTCTTCTTCGAATGGATGCGCACCTACTTGCAGCAACACAGAGTTACTGAGCCCGAGATTTGGCGGCTTCTGGATAAGCAAACCTGGCGCTACCGCCACCCAGCGGTATATCGCATCGCTCGCGCCATCCGCACCACCCTGCGCCCTCTCAAACGGCGCCTATAA
- a CDS encoding cysteine desulfurase-like protein has protein sequence MSLASATLTSPLAAHSPWIREQFPSLALRVNGHPAVYFDGPGGTQVPQRVIDAMTDYFLRSNSNTGGAYETSRRSNAIVSAARSAISDLLGCRPGEVAFGPNMTTLTFALSRSIGREIAPGDEIITTGLDHDADVAPWRTLTERGAVICEVDVNLSDCTLDLDDFKRKLSSKTKLVAVGYASNSVGTINPVAEIAKLAHSVGAMFFVDAVHYAPHGPIDVHAIDCDFLACSVYKFFGPHIGVLYGKHEHLARLQPYKVRPSADTVPDRWETGTHNIEGLAGVSGAITYLADLGALMDPKAQTRREALQAAFRAIKQYERELAERLVRGLQKIPGVQIYGIQDFSRFDQRTPTVAIRIGTIPPVEIAEKLGDHGIFVWDGNYYALNLSERLGVEDKGGMVRIGLAHYNTAEEVDRLLEELKIIAE, from the coding sequence CCGCCGTCTACTTCGACGGCCCCGGCGGAACCCAGGTCCCGCAGCGCGTCATCGACGCCATGACCGACTACTTCCTCCGCTCCAACTCGAACACAGGCGGCGCGTACGAAACCAGCCGACGCAGCAACGCAATCGTCTCCGCCGCCCGCTCGGCAATTTCCGACCTGCTCGGCTGCCGTCCCGGTGAAGTCGCCTTCGGCCCCAACATGACCACATTGACGTTCGCGCTAAGCCGCTCCATCGGCCGCGAAATCGCACCCGGCGACGAGATCATCACTACTGGACTTGATCACGACGCCGATGTCGCCCCTTGGCGAACCCTCACCGAACGTGGTGCCGTTATCTGCGAAGTCGACGTCAATCTCTCCGACTGCACCCTCGACCTCGACGACTTCAAGCGCAAGCTCTCTTCCAAGACAAAGCTCGTCGCCGTCGGCTATGCCTCGAACTCCGTCGGCACCATCAATCCCGTTGCCGAGATCGCCAAGCTCGCGCACTCCGTCGGCGCCATGTTCTTCGTCGATGCCGTTCACTACGCACCGCACGGTCCCATTGACGTTCACGCCATCGACTGCGACTTCCTCGCCTGCTCCGTGTACAAGTTCTTCGGCCCGCACATCGGCGTTCTTTACGGCAAGCACGAGCACCTCGCGCGACTGCAGCCCTACAAGGTTCGCCCCTCAGCCGATACCGTTCCCGACCGCTGGGAAACCGGGACGCACAACATCGAGGGCCTCGCCGGCGTCAGCGGCGCTATCACTTACCTCGCCGACCTCGGCGCACTCATGGACCCCAAAGCGCAGACCCGCCGCGAAGCCCTGCAAGCTGCCTTCCGCGCCATCAAGCAATACGAGCGCGAGCTCGCTGAGCGCCTCGTCCGCGGGCTCCAGAAAATCCCCGGCGTGCAGATTTACGGCATCCAGGATTTCTCTCGCTTCGATCAGCGCACGCCGACCGTCGCCATTCGCATTGGCACCATTCCGCCGGTCGAAATCGCAGAAAAGCTCGGCGATCACGGCATCTTCGTCTGGGACGGAAACTATTACGCGCTGAACCTCAGCGAACGCCTCGGCGTCGAAGACAAGGGCGGCATGGTCCGCATTGGCCTCGCCCACTACAACACCGCAGAAGAAGTTGACAGGCTGCTCGAAGAATTGAAAATAATCGCGGAATAA